The Deltaproteobacteria bacterium genome segment AAAAACTTAGGAACAGAAGAAAGGTACCCATTCCCACCATCACCTGAAAAGCAAGATGCGTGACAAGTACGGGAGGACGATTTTCTTTTGGAACTTCGTTGAGTCCCTGCACAATGGCGTGACGATCTCTGTAGGCAAGCCACGAAAGTCCCCCCGGAATTTCCAGCGCGTATCGCGTTACACCTTTCGCGGCATCAGGCAGTCCGCCCAATCGTAAAGGAGCGCCCGCCTGTGTTTCAAATTGTCCCTCAAGAGCGGCCAGTTTAACGGGCTGATATTTAGCCACCATCTTTCCGGCAAAATCACCAACAACAGCCTGAAAAGGTGTTGGCACAACAGCGAGCGCCAACGCCAGCCAAAGCGCCCGGATGTGATATCGGCTTCTCTTTCCTTTAAGCCAAGACACGGCGTAAACAGATGCAACGCAAAAACCGGCCACCATGTACGCCGCCAAAATCATGTGGAGAGTCTGTGTTGGTGTGGCCGGACTCAACATCGCGGCGATGGGATCTACGCCGGTCACAATTCCATTCAGAATCGTAAAACCATTGGGGGTATTCATCCACGCGTTCGCCGTAACGACAAACCATGCCGAAGCGACACCGGCAATAGCAATGGGAACACCGGACCACCAATGTGCGCGAGGAGAAAGACGGTCCCAACCGTAAAGATAGATGCCAGCAAAAATCGCCTCGAGAAAAAAGGCGAAGCCCTCGAGAGTGAAAGGAAGACCGATGACACCACCAAACGTTCCCATAAATTTAGGCCACAACAATCCCAACTCAAACGAGAGAACGGTTCCCGAAACGGCACCCACCGCAAACAAAACAACAAAGACCTTAGACCAGCGACGCGCCAGTGTTTTCCAAATTTCATCTCCGGTTCGCAAATAGAAATATTCCGCTGTTAGTAACAAGACGGGGAAACCAACTCCGAAACAGGCAATGATAACATGAAAACCAAGCGTGAAAGCCATCTGCAAACGGGCCAAAAGAAGTGGAGTAAGAGACTCAAACATAGACTCTTGATACGCACATCATCGCTC includes the following:
- a CDS encoding cytochrome ubiquinol oxidase subunit I encodes the protein MFESLTPLLLARLQMAFTLGFHVIIACFGVGFPVLLLTAEYFYLRTGDEIWKTLARRWSKVFVVLFAVGAVSGTVLSFELGLLWPKFMGTFGGVIGLPFTLEGFAFFLEAIFAGIYLYGWDRLSPRAHWWSGVPIAIAGVASAWFVVTANAWMNTPNGFTILNGIVTGVDPIAAMLSPATPTQTLHMILAAYMVAGFCVASVYAVSWLKGKRSRYHIRALWLALALAVVPTPFQAVVGDFAGKMVAKYQPVKLAALEGQFETQAGAPLRLGGLPDAAKGVTRYALEIPGGLSWLAYRDRHAIVQGLNEVPKENRPPVLVTHLAFQVMVGMGTFLLFLSFWTLFSVLRKCRLPESRLYFWSLAVSGFAAVLALEAGWIVTEVGRQPWIAYRFMKTADAVTSAPGVGFVFLGTLLIYAILAVGTLFVLRLLAKKPLPDDNYKKAVSDQQSAFSQKLIADR